One Deinococcus depolymerans genomic region harbors:
- the minD gene encoding septum site-determining protein MinD: protein MNAKVIVVTSGKGGVGKTTTTANIGAALAKLGEKVAVIDVDVGLRNLDVVMGLESRVVFDLVDVLEGKCRMSQALIRDKRVENLFLLPASQTRDKDALDPEVFKGVVRDLIETEGFDRILIDSPAGIESGFRTAAAPAEGALVVVNPEVSSVRDADRIIGLLEAQQVSEIRLVINRLRPKMVASGNMLSEADILDILGVKPIGIVPEDEGIIVSTNVGEPAVLGKTKAGEAFMATARRLKGEDVPYPKFEEDKGFLAALRRLFGGA, encoded by the coding sequence ATGAATGCCAAGGTTATTGTGGTCACGTCCGGCAAGGGGGGCGTGGGTAAAACCACGACCACCGCGAACATAGGAGCGGCACTCGCGAAACTGGGCGAGAAGGTCGCGGTCATCGACGTGGATGTGGGCCTGCGGAACCTGGATGTGGTGATGGGGCTGGAGTCGCGGGTGGTGTTCGATCTGGTGGACGTGCTGGAAGGCAAGTGCCGCATGTCTCAGGCGCTGATCCGGGACAAGCGGGTGGAGAACCTGTTCCTGCTGCCGGCCAGTCAGACGCGCGACAAGGACGCGCTGGATCCGGAGGTGTTCAAGGGCGTGGTGCGGGACCTGATCGAGACCGAGGGGTTCGACCGGATCCTGATCGATTCCCCGGCGGGCATCGAGTCGGGGTTCCGCACGGCGGCCGCCCCGGCGGAGGGGGCGCTGGTGGTCGTGAACCCGGAGGTGTCCAGCGTGCGTGACGCGGACCGCATCATCGGGCTGCTGGAGGCGCAGCAGGTCAGTGAGATCCGGCTGGTCATCAACCGCCTGCGGCCCAAGATGGTGGCGAGCGGGAACATGCTCTCGGAGGCGGACATCCTGGACATCCTGGGGGTCAAGCCGATCGGGATCGTGCCGGAGGACGAGGGCATCATCGTGTCCACGAACGTCGGTGAGCCGGCGGTGCTGGGCAAGACGAAGGCGGGCGAGGCGTTCATGGCGACCGCACGCCGCCTGAAGGGCGAGGACGTGCCGTACCCGAAGTTCGAGGAGGACAAGGGGTTCCTGGCGGCGCTGCGCCGACTGTTCGGGGGGGCCTGA
- the rimO gene encoding 30S ribosomal protein S12 methylthiotransferase RimO has protein sequence MMTEGNSPAVAGAKRVGFISLGCPKALVDSERILTQLRFEGYEVAASYENADAVIVNTCGFITPAVEESLSAIGEALEATGKVIVTGCLGERPEKIMERHPKVAAITGSEAVDDVMGHVRTLLPIETDAFTGLLPVAAPGTRADAAQPQREDTRHGDVFAPSVKLTPKHYAYVKIAEGCNHTCSFCIIPKLRGLQVSRDAGSVLYEAYRLIAGGTKELMIISQDTSAYGVDVRYRESEFQGEQVRAHLTDLAVKLGEMGAWVRMHYVYPYPHVEKIVELMAQGKILPYLDVPLQHASPKILRSMRRPGAGKQLDTIRRWREICPELVIRSTFIVGFPGETEADFQELLQFLEDARLDRVGAFTYSDVDEADANKLEGAVPQDVKEERLSRFMEVAQRISAERLAEKVGTVMDVIVDEFNDDEDDAPGTKLIGRTKGDAPGIDGQVYLFAGDFAGTVKIGDIVRVRIEDSDEYDLYGEVVETPAWKPNVPQLGHFGKH, from the coding sequence ATGATGACGGAAGGCAACAGTCCCGCTGTGGCGGGCGCGAAACGGGTGGGGTTCATCAGTCTGGGGTGCCCGAAGGCGCTGGTGGACAGCGAGCGGATTCTGACGCAGCTGCGGTTCGAGGGCTACGAGGTGGCGGCCAGTTACGAGAACGCGGACGCGGTGATCGTGAACACGTGCGGGTTCATCACGCCGGCCGTCGAGGAGTCCCTGAGCGCAATCGGTGAGGCGCTGGAGGCGACGGGGAAGGTCATCGTGACCGGGTGCCTGGGCGAGCGGCCGGAGAAGATCATGGAGCGGCACCCGAAGGTCGCGGCGATCACGGGCAGCGAGGCGGTGGATGACGTGATGGGTCACGTGCGCACGCTGCTGCCCATCGAGACGGACGCCTTCACGGGGCTGCTGCCGGTGGCGGCGCCGGGCACGCGGGCGGACGCGGCGCAGCCGCAGCGGGAGGACACCCGGCACGGGGACGTGTTCGCGCCGAGCGTGAAGCTGACGCCGAAGCACTACGCGTACGTGAAGATCGCGGAGGGCTGCAACCACACGTGTTCGTTCTGCATCATTCCGAAGTTGCGCGGCTTGCAGGTGTCCCGTGACGCCGGGTCGGTGCTGTACGAGGCGTACCGCCTGATCGCGGGCGGCACGAAGGAACTGATGATCATCTCGCAGGACACGAGTGCGTACGGGGTGGACGTCCGCTACCGCGAGAGCGAATTCCAGGGTGAGCAGGTCCGCGCGCACCTGACGGACCTGGCCGTGAAACTGGGCGAGATGGGCGCGTGGGTGCGGATGCATTACGTGTACCCGTACCCGCACGTGGAGAAGATCGTGGAACTGATGGCCCAGGGCAAGATCCTGCCGTACCTGGACGTGCCGCTGCAGCACGCCAGTCCGAAGATCCTGCGGTCCATGCGCCGCCCCGGTGCGGGCAAGCAGCTGGACACCATCCGCCGCTGGCGGGAGATCTGCCCGGAACTCGTGATCCGCTCCACGTTCATCGTGGGCTTCCCCGGTGAGACGGAGGCGGACTTCCAGGAGTTGCTGCAGTTCCTGGAGGACGCCCGCCTGGACCGCGTGGGCGCGTTCACGTACAGCGACGTGGACGAGGCCGACGCGAACAAGCTGGAGGGCGCCGTGCCGCAGGACGTGAAGGAGGAGCGCCTGAGCCGCTTCATGGAGGTCGCGCAGCGCATCAGCGCCGAGCGGCTGGCCGAGAAGGTCGGCACGGTCATGGACGTGATCGTGGACGAGTTCAACGACGACGAGGACGACGCGCCGGGCACGAAACTGATCGGCCGGACGAAGGGGGACGCGCCGGGCATCGACGGGCAGGTGTACCTGTTCGCCGGTGACTTCGCCGGAACCGTGAAGATCGGGGACATCGTGCGCGTACGGATCGAGGACAGCGACGAGTACGACCTGTACGGCGAGGTCGTGGAGACGCCCGCCTGGAAGCCCAACGTGCCGCAGCTGGGGCATTTCGGGAAGCACTGA
- the moaD gene encoding molybdopterin converting factor subunit 1 has protein sequence MQLNVVFFARLKRETGVDHLTLDVPDGSDVRAVAAVIEARYQLSLKGCMVAVNEAYATPDTVLTSGAEVAFLPPVAGGSGDPDAQTHCEITPEPLRLNTADAFLVRPQYGAQAYFVGTVRSPNQGRTVEYIEYEGYAPMARKVMQEAADAARAQHGELRVYLQHRVGRLLPGEASILIGVASPHRRAALEACDFIIEHLKVHVPVWKHEADENGQHWVDGQTAHDTL, from the coding sequence ATGCAGCTGAATGTGGTGTTTTTCGCCCGCCTGAAGCGGGAAACCGGCGTCGATCACCTGACCCTGGATGTCCCGGACGGCAGTGACGTGCGCGCGGTGGCCGCCGTGATAGAGGCCCGCTACCAGCTCAGCCTGAAAGGCTGCATGGTCGCCGTGAACGAGGCCTACGCCACGCCGGACACCGTGCTGACCTCCGGCGCGGAGGTCGCGTTCCTGCCGCCCGTGGCCGGCGGGTCAGGCGATCCCGACGCGCAGACCCACTGCGAGATCACGCCCGAGCCGCTGCGCCTCAACACCGCCGACGCCTTCCTGGTCCGTCCGCAGTACGGCGCGCAGGCGTACTTCGTGGGTACCGTCCGCAGTCCCAACCAGGGCCGCACCGTGGAATACATAGAGTACGAGGGCTACGCCCCCATGGCCCGCAAGGTCATGCAGGAAGCCGCCGACGCCGCCCGCGCACAACACGGCGAGCTGCGCGTCTACCTGCAGCACCGCGTGGGCCGCCTGCTGCCCGGTGAGGCCAGCATCCTGATCGGCGTGGCCAGTCCACACCGCCGCGCCGCCCTGGAAGCCTGCGACTTCATCATCGAACACCTGAAAGTCCACGTTCCCGTCTGGAAGCACGAGGCGGACGAGAACGGCCAGCACTGGGTCGACGGACAGACCGCGCACGACACCCTGTAG
- the ruvC gene encoding crossover junction endodeoxyribonuclease RuvC — protein sequence MIVLGIDPGLANLGLGLVEGDVRKARHLYHVCLTTESAWIMPRRLQYLHGEVSRLIAEYRPDAVAIEDQILRKQADVAFKVGQAFGVVQLACAQAGVPVHTYGPMQVKRSLVGTGRAEKEQVIYMVKASLGIRELFNNHAADALALALTHLASAPMQARTAGLAVR from the coding sequence GTGATCGTACTTGGCATCGACCCCGGACTCGCGAACCTAGGCCTCGGGCTAGTGGAGGGTGACGTCCGCAAGGCCCGTCACCTGTACCACGTGTGCCTGACGACCGAGAGTGCCTGGATCATGCCGCGCCGCCTGCAGTACCTGCACGGGGAGGTCAGCCGCCTGATCGCGGAGTACCGGCCGGACGCCGTGGCGATCGAGGACCAGATCCTGCGCAAGCAGGCGGACGTGGCATTCAAGGTGGGGCAGGCGTTCGGGGTGGTGCAGCTGGCCTGCGCGCAGGCGGGCGTGCCGGTCCACACCTACGGGCCGATGCAGGTCAAGCGTTCCCTGGTGGGCACGGGCCGCGCGGAGAAGGAACAGGTGATCTACATGGTCAAGGCCAGCCTGGGCATCCGGGAACTGTTCAACAATCACGCGGCCGACGCCCTGGCCCTGGCCCTGACGCACCTGGCGAGCGCCCCGATGCAGGCGCGGACTGCGGGCCTCGCGGTCCGCTAG
- a CDS encoding PrsW family intramembrane metalloprotease encodes MTWALPLSLLSSVVVTFAWLWFFVRRDRHPEPLWLLARTFGWGMLAWVIAAALEASLGRLPTPLPLASLLMVLMTALIEEGFKFVAATTAVTELDFDEPMDGLVYAVTAALGFALMENLTYTLGFGSGAGAWHALLATLAHALFSAPQGYALGGLHWRRGRGWVARGLLLSVALHAVFNSLLGPGGWWQLAALGAVVLLMVLLARRYYLTFEAHAREHGPSPVFLERRPGRS; translated from the coding sequence GTGACCTGGGCGCTGCCGCTGTCGCTGCTCTCATCGGTCGTGGTGACGTTCGCGTGGTTGTGGTTCTTCGTGCGCCGCGACCGTCATCCGGAGCCGCTGTGGCTGCTGGCCCGCACGTTCGGGTGGGGGATGCTGGCCTGGGTGATCGCGGCGGCGCTGGAGGCGAGTCTGGGGCGGCTGCCCACGCCGTTGCCGCTGGCCTCCCTGCTGATGGTCCTCATGACGGCCCTGATCGAGGAGGGGTTCAAGTTCGTGGCGGCGACGACCGCGGTCACGGAGCTGGATTTCGACGAGCCGATGGACGGTCTGGTCTACGCCGTGACGGCCGCGCTGGGTTTCGCACTGATGGAGAACCTGACCTACACCCTGGGGTTCGGGAGCGGGGCGGGCGCGTGGCACGCGCTGCTGGCCACCCTGGCGCACGCGCTGTTCAGTGCGCCGCAGGGGTACGCGCTGGGCGGCCTGCACTGGCGGCGTGGGCGCGGCTGGGTGGCGCGGGGCCTGCTGCTGAGCGTGGCGCTGCACGCCGTGTTCAACAGCCTGCTGGGGCCCGGCGGGTGGTGGCAGCTGGCGGCGCTGGGCGCCGTGGTGCTGCTGATGGTGCTGCTCGCCCGCCGTTACTACCTGACCTTCGAGGCGCACGCGCGGGAGCACGGGCCGTCCCCGGTGTTCCTGGAGCGGCGCCCCGGTCGGTCCTGA
- the minE gene encoding cell division topological specificity factor MinE produces MFSWMKRGRSKETLKDRLELVLAYDRAQIPPGKVDALRNDLLEVVKRYFPTGNSSVEIEQRGDMVVLMANIPLDEDSPGRAAERNR; encoded by the coding sequence ATGTTCTCCTGGATGAAACGCGGCCGCAGCAAGGAGACGCTGAAAGACCGTCTGGAACTGGTGCTGGCGTACGACCGCGCGCAGATTCCGCCCGGCAAGGTGGACGCGCTGCGCAACGACCTGCTGGAGGTCGTCAAGCGGTACTTCCCGACCGGGAACAGTTCCGTGGAGATCGAGCAGCGGGGCGACATGGTGGTCCTGATGGCGAACATCCCGCTGGACGAGGACTCGCCGGGCCGCGCGGCCGAACGGAACCGCTGA
- a CDS encoding prepilin peptidase has product MTPDVLLVIFAALLGLLVGSFSNVLIWRLPRGESIAFPPSHCPNCDHRLGVIDLVPVLSWLSLGGKCRYCRAPIKARYPVVELLTGLGYGVIAALFPPLVVGWGALGLMVLFTILLVGSAIDLDTYTIPDELTLPGTALGILFGFLNGRAGAEGLPDLAGAVQGALLGAGLVVAINQFGSWVLRRFRERSFPEAPIGYQQISLALLAGAWLGPWWGLGAALLSAGVNVAARRVVRVPELLTLGGLLVSVVLGSAGYGPGMILMVQGALAAAGATSLVAGVYWWLKYRGQSADDGADEPADASAMGFGDVKLAAVIGAFLGWERLLLTLVVAVFAGALYGVAQLAMKRENRVKFGPFLAVGALVALIWGAQIIEGYRGSLGL; this is encoded by the coding sequence GTGACCCCTGACGTCCTCCTGGTGATCTTCGCTGCCCTGCTCGGCCTGCTGGTCGGGTCGTTCTCGAACGTGCTGATCTGGCGCCTGCCGCGCGGCGAGAGTATCGCCTTCCCGCCCAGTCACTGCCCCAACTGCGACCACCGCCTGGGCGTCATCGATCTGGTGCCCGTGCTGTCGTGGTTGAGTCTGGGCGGGAAGTGCCGGTACTGCCGGGCCCCCATCAAGGCGCGTTACCCGGTCGTGGAACTGCTGACCGGGCTGGGGTACGGCGTGATCGCCGCATTGTTCCCGCCGCTGGTGGTCGGGTGGGGCGCGCTGGGGCTGATGGTGCTGTTCACGATCCTGCTGGTCGGAAGTGCCATCGACCTGGACACGTACACCATCCCGGACGAGCTGACCCTGCCGGGCACGGCGCTGGGCATCCTGTTCGGCTTCCTGAACGGGCGTGCGGGCGCCGAGGGCCTGCCGGACCTGGCGGGCGCGGTGCAGGGCGCGCTGCTGGGTGCGGGTCTGGTCGTGGCGATCAACCAGTTCGGGTCGTGGGTGCTGCGCCGCTTCCGGGAGCGCTCCTTCCCGGAAGCGCCCATCGGGTACCAGCAGATCAGTCTGGCGTTGCTGGCCGGGGCGTGGCTGGGGCCGTGGTGGGGCCTGGGCGCGGCGCTGCTGTCGGCGGGCGTGAACGTGGCGGCCCGGCGCGTGGTGCGCGTGCCGGAACTGCTGACGCTGGGCGGCCTGCTGGTCAGCGTGGTGCTGGGCAGCGCCGGGTACGGCCCGGGCATGATCCTGATGGTGCAGGGCGCGCTGGCCGCGGCGGGCGCCACGTCACTGGTGGCGGGCGTCTACTGGTGGCTGAAGTACCGTGGGCAGAGCGCAGACGACGGCGCCGACGAACCGGCAGACGCGAGCGCCATGGGCTTCGGGGACGTGAAGCTGGCCGCCGTGATCGGCGCGTTCCTGGGCTGGGAGCGGCTGCTGCTGACGCTGGTCGTCGCGGTGTTCGCCGGGGCGCTGTACGGCGTGGCGCAGCTCGCCATGAAACGCGAGAACCGCGTGAAGTTCGGGCCGTTCCTGGCGGTCGGTGCGCTGGTCGCCCTGATCTGGGGCGCGCAGATCATCGAGGGGTACCGGGGCAGCCTGGGGCTGTAA
- a CDS encoding alpha/beta fold hydrolase — protein sequence MKLNRSALALLPLTAALAACNPTPTPAAPDPMAPFTGQTLGWAACDATILGSDNADLFSELGSRLQCADMTVPQNWAKPDAGTLSVSLIRVAASDSKQRQGAIFFNPGGPGGDGLAFAPFNAYFWANGDTSTTGGTNLKKMTEQYDLIGFSPRGVGASSRLYCGTNELIDPINPPAADRSDANVNRMIRAGKLVAQACQKNPLTPFINTDATARDLNLARQLLGDQKLNYIGYSYGTWLGSWYAKTFPEHTGRMLLDGNMSWNETMQDAFGLQPAAFERDFRDSAAPYLARQNALLGLGDTGEKVYAAQNALSEPLRSITANSTAGLMYSRDQLPFIGLVLKPAVVVDGLIRTHPDADLFDLLNLSTQQTYFPDPQLNETGVQLAQTLLFMRDDLLNAQPGPAELGSFESTFTAITCNDTAWKSDLSAARTLDDREARGYPLIGGASVSNPCLQWKGGPSVQQPKLPANMPPVLMLQNELDPATPQEGALRALNSTPSARMIFIDDEPQHAAFPYGTACVDTPITEYFLTGKMPGDKLTNCSALPLPGENAVVPVKTLNVQNGALCVATPTLSVQSLREQRVSYARDEARRIIERDAQRIFTAQGAYGLQVKPLTVTTCR from the coding sequence ATGAAACTCAACCGCTCTGCCCTGGCCCTGCTCCCACTGACCGCCGCTCTGGCCGCCTGCAACCCCACTCCGACACCTGCCGCGCCGGACCCCATGGCTCCCTTCACCGGTCAGACCCTGGGCTGGGCCGCGTGCGACGCCACCATCCTGGGCAGCGACAACGCCGACCTGTTCAGCGAACTGGGCAGCCGCCTGCAGTGCGCCGACATGACCGTTCCGCAGAACTGGGCCAAACCCGACGCCGGCACGCTGAGCGTCTCGCTGATCCGCGTGGCTGCCAGCGACAGCAAGCAGCGGCAGGGCGCGATCTTCTTCAACCCGGGCGGCCCCGGCGGCGACGGGCTGGCGTTCGCGCCGTTCAACGCCTACTTCTGGGCCAACGGCGACACCAGCACCACGGGCGGCACCAACCTGAAGAAAATGACCGAGCAGTACGACCTGATCGGCTTCTCGCCCCGTGGCGTGGGAGCCAGCAGCCGCCTGTACTGCGGCACCAACGAACTGATCGACCCGATCAACCCGCCCGCCGCCGACCGCAGCGACGCCAACGTGAACCGCATGATCCGCGCCGGGAAACTGGTCGCGCAGGCCTGCCAGAAAAACCCGCTGACGCCCTTTATCAACACTGACGCCACCGCCCGCGACCTGAACCTGGCGCGGCAACTGCTGGGCGACCAGAAACTGAACTACATCGGGTACTCGTACGGCACGTGGCTGGGCTCCTGGTACGCCAAGACCTTCCCCGAACACACCGGGCGGATGCTGCTGGACGGCAACATGTCCTGGAACGAGACCATGCAGGACGCGTTCGGCCTGCAACCCGCCGCCTTCGAACGGGACTTCCGGGACTCTGCCGCGCCGTACCTGGCCCGCCAGAACGCCCTGCTCGGCCTGGGCGATACCGGCGAGAAGGTGTACGCCGCGCAGAACGCCCTGAGCGAACCGCTGCGCAGCATCACCGCCAACAGCACCGCGGGGCTGATGTACAGCCGCGATCAACTGCCGTTCATCGGCCTGGTCCTGAAACCGGCCGTGGTGGTCGACGGCCTGATCCGCACGCACCCGGACGCCGACCTGTTCGACCTGCTGAACCTCAGCACCCAGCAGACGTACTTCCCGGACCCCCAGCTGAACGAGACGGGCGTGCAGCTTGCGCAGACCCTGCTGTTCATGCGGGACGACCTCCTGAACGCGCAGCCCGGCCCTGCCGAACTGGGCAGCTTCGAATCGACCTTCACGGCCATCACCTGCAACGACACCGCCTGGAAGTCCGACCTGAGCGCCGCCCGCACCCTGGACGACCGCGAAGCGCGCGGCTACCCCCTGATCGGGGGCGCGTCGGTCAGCAACCCCTGCCTGCAGTGGAAGGGCGGCCCCAGCGTCCAGCAGCCCAAACTGCCTGCGAACATGCCGCCCGTCCTGATGCTCCAGAACGAACTGGACCCGGCCACGCCGCAGGAAGGCGCGCTGCGCGCCCTGAACAGCACGCCCAGCGCCCGCATGATCTTCATTGACGACGAACCCCAGCACGCCGCGTTCCCGTACGGCACCGCCTGCGTGGACACGCCCATCACCGAGTACTTCCTGACCGGCAAGATGCCCGGCGACAAGCTGACCAACTGCAGCGCCCTGCCGCTGCCCGGCGAGAACGCCGTTGTGCCCGTCAAGACACTCAACGTGCAGAACGGCGCGCTGTGCGTGGCCACGCCCACCCTGAGCGTCCAGTCCCTGCGGGAGCAGCGTGTCTCGTACGCCCGCGACGAGGCCCGCCGCATCATCGAACGGGACGCGCAGCGCATCTTCACCGCGCAGGGTGCCTACGGCCTGCAGGTCAAGCCGCTGACCGTGACCACCTGCCGCTGA